A window of Amycolatopsis australiensis contains these coding sequences:
- a CDS encoding GNAT family N-acetyltransferase — translation MTEPHVWPARSADLIPFAAALGDGGFLIDRLMRQRKDQGVLFFAWLGTRPAGAVYLWLEEAEEPPIRRHLPGVALLTHLQVRDGLRNRGVGRALVGAVERHLAEHGHDRVALAVRTDNPAAARLYDRLGYRDWGHGDVVCYARTTLPDGRVIDEPEHCHVLVKDLAGLTPAPRAEWPIGAAHR, via the coding sequence ATGACCGAGCCCCACGTCTGGCCGGCCCGCTCCGCAGACCTGATTCCGTTCGCGGCAGCGCTCGGCGACGGCGGATTCCTCATCGATCGGCTGATGCGTCAGCGGAAAGACCAGGGTGTGCTGTTCTTCGCCTGGCTGGGCACCCGGCCGGCCGGCGCGGTCTACCTGTGGCTCGAGGAGGCCGAAGAACCGCCGATCCGCCGTCACCTGCCCGGCGTCGCCCTGCTCACCCACCTGCAGGTCCGCGACGGGCTGCGCAACCGCGGCGTCGGCCGGGCCCTCGTCGGCGCCGTCGAGCGGCACCTGGCCGAGCACGGCCACGACCGCGTCGCGCTCGCCGTCCGCACCGACAACCCGGCCGCGGCCCGCCTCTACGACCGGCTCGGCTACCGGGACTGGGGGCACGGCGACGTCGTCTGCTACGCGCGGACGACCTTGCCGGACGGGCGGGTCATCGACGAACCCGAGCACTGCCACGTGCTGGTCAAGGACCTGGCCGGGCTCACACCGGCGCCAAGGGCGGAGTGGCCGATCGGGGCCGCGCACCGGTGA
- a CDS encoding helix-turn-helix domain-containing protein, translated as MSPVAQRPALARRLKALRETHWPDAGITQGQLAEAFGGLSVSLISSWENADKPVRPPVKRLEAYATLFATRRSLTGESLRLLPLEDLTDEERIRRKELLEELLRLREGRVAAGSAAADVWTFPPGQDVTIVCAELPRELRDHLSYADPESADFVTLYTYADPDALIELYGHIRARNPDNHVSFHTTEELTPDDYTTHLVLLGGVDWNTVTAAVIERVDLPVEQVVRADDAPTSEPGGFRVQRDGGSVLFPPLLDSEGHLLEDVAHFYRGVSPFNRKRTVTVCNGMYGRGTLGAVRALTDAKFRDRNGEYLRQRFAGAESFSIISRVPVVAGKGLTPDWTVPENRLHEWPDAP; from the coding sequence GTGTCCCCAGTCGCGCAGCGGCCTGCGCTCGCACGCCGCCTCAAGGCGCTGCGAGAGACGCACTGGCCCGACGCGGGGATCACGCAGGGCCAGCTCGCCGAGGCGTTCGGCGGGCTGAGCGTCTCGCTCATCTCGTCGTGGGAAAACGCCGACAAGCCCGTCCGCCCGCCGGTGAAGCGCCTGGAGGCGTACGCGACGCTGTTCGCGACGCGCCGCTCCCTGACGGGCGAGAGCCTGCGCCTCCTCCCGCTCGAGGACCTGACGGACGAGGAGCGGATCCGCCGCAAGGAGCTGCTGGAAGAGCTGCTCCGGCTGCGCGAAGGGCGGGTGGCCGCCGGGTCGGCCGCGGCCGACGTCTGGACCTTCCCGCCGGGGCAGGACGTCACCATCGTCTGCGCCGAGCTGCCCCGCGAGCTGCGGGACCACCTGAGTTACGCGGACCCGGAGAGTGCCGACTTCGTCACTCTCTACACTTATGCCGACCCGGACGCGCTGATCGAGCTCTACGGACACATCCGGGCCCGCAACCCCGACAACCACGTCAGCTTCCACACGACTGAGGAGCTGACACCCGACGACTACACGACCCACCTGGTACTCCTGGGTGGCGTCGACTGGAACACCGTCACCGCCGCCGTGATCGAGCGCGTGGACCTGCCGGTGGAACAGGTTGTCCGCGCCGACGACGCACCGACCAGCGAACCTGGCGGCTTCCGGGTGCAGCGTGACGGCGGGAGCGTGCTCTTCCCGCCCCTCCTGGACAGCGAAGGTCACCTGTTGGAAGACGTGGCACATTTCTACCGGGGCGTGAGCCCGTTCAACCGGAAGCGCACCGTGACCGTATGCAACGGTATGTACGGCAGGGGCACCCTCGGCGCGGTCCGCGCGCTGACCGACGCCAAGTTCCGGGACCGCAACGGCGAGTACCTGCGGCAACGGTTCGCCGGCGCGGAGTCGTTCAGCATCATCAGCCGGGTCCCGGTGGTGGCGGGCAAGGGCCTGACCCCCGACTGGACCGTGCCGGAGAACCGGCTGCACGAGTGGCCCGACGCCCCGTGA
- a CDS encoding glycosyltransferase family 39 protein, whose translation MPRKTVVPAPARPAWHRPALAALLLATAVLYLWDLGASGWANAFYSAAAQAGSQSWKALFFGSSDAANAITVDKTPAALWVMSLSARLFGVNPWSILVPQALMGVGSVWLLYATVRRTSGPAAGLVAGLLLALTPAAALMFRFDNPDALLVLLLTAAAYCVGCALERASARWLALAGAAVGFGFLAKMLQAFLVLPAFAVAYLVAAPVPLGKRLLHLLGAFAATVAAAGWYLVVVALWPAADRPYIGGSQTNSLWELAFGYNGFGRLTGDEVGSVGGGRGWGSTGPTRLFGGEMAGGIAWLLPAALLALGAGLWFTRRAPRTDRSRAALLLWGGWLLVTALVFSYMSGIIHPYYTIALAPAIAALVGTAAVQLWRLRSRPAAAGIASGGVALTAMTTYALLSGSSWQSWLAPAVLIGGLLAAAALFFAAHLTRWAAHAVAAFALVVLMAGTGAYTLATAATPHSGAIPSAGPASAFGGRSGGRPGGGFGGGPGALLGTTTPGASLTALLRQDAARYTWTAATVLSNAAAGYQLASGRPVLAVGGFNGTDPYPTLDRFRQYVATGKIHYFLGEGRTMTGNSGSDAAQQIADWVAARFQPSTVDGVTVYDLTAG comes from the coding sequence GTGCCGCGCAAAACCGTAGTGCCCGCGCCGGCCCGCCCCGCCTGGCACCGGCCCGCACTGGCCGCGCTGCTGCTCGCCACCGCCGTGCTCTACCTGTGGGACCTCGGCGCCTCCGGCTGGGCCAACGCCTTCTACTCGGCCGCCGCGCAGGCCGGTTCGCAGAGCTGGAAGGCGTTGTTCTTCGGATCCAGCGACGCGGCCAACGCGATCACGGTCGACAAGACGCCGGCCGCGCTGTGGGTGATGAGCCTTTCGGCACGGCTGTTCGGCGTCAACCCGTGGAGCATCCTCGTCCCGCAAGCGCTCATGGGCGTCGGCTCGGTGTGGCTGCTGTACGCGACCGTGCGCCGCACGTCCGGTCCGGCCGCCGGGCTCGTCGCCGGGCTCCTGCTGGCCCTGACCCCCGCTGCCGCGCTGATGTTCCGGTTCGACAACCCGGACGCGTTGCTCGTGCTGCTGCTGACCGCGGCCGCGTACTGCGTGGGGTGCGCGCTGGAGAGGGCGAGCGCGCGGTGGCTGGCACTGGCCGGTGCCGCGGTCGGCTTCGGTTTCCTGGCGAAGATGCTCCAGGCGTTCCTCGTGCTGCCCGCGTTCGCCGTGGCCTACCTCGTCGCCGCGCCGGTGCCGCTCGGCAAGCGGCTGCTGCACCTGCTCGGCGCGTTCGCGGCGACGGTCGCCGCGGCGGGCTGGTACCTCGTCGTCGTCGCGCTGTGGCCGGCCGCCGACCGGCCCTACATCGGCGGGTCGCAGACCAACTCCCTGTGGGAGCTGGCCTTCGGCTACAACGGCTTCGGCCGGCTCACCGGCGACGAAGTCGGCAGCGTCGGCGGCGGACGCGGCTGGGGCTCGACCGGCCCGACCCGGCTCTTCGGCGGCGAGATGGCGGGCGGCATCGCCTGGCTGCTGCCCGCGGCGCTGCTCGCGCTGGGTGCCGGCCTGTGGTTCACGCGCCGGGCGCCGCGCACGGACCGCTCGCGGGCGGCCCTGCTGCTGTGGGGCGGCTGGCTGCTGGTGACGGCGCTCGTCTTCAGCTACATGAGCGGCATCATCCACCCGTACTACACGATCGCGCTGGCCCCGGCGATCGCGGCACTGGTCGGCACGGCCGCGGTCCAGCTGTGGCGGCTGCGCTCGCGTCCCGCCGCGGCGGGCATCGCGAGCGGCGGCGTCGCCCTGACCGCGATGACGACGTACGCGCTGCTGTCCGGCTCGTCGTGGCAGTCGTGGCTGGCCCCGGCGGTGCTGATCGGCGGCCTGCTCGCGGCGGCCGCATTGTTCTTCGCGGCGCACCTGACGCGCTGGGCCGCCCACGCGGTGGCGGCGTTCGCGCTGGTCGTGCTCATGGCCGGGACGGGCGCCTACACCCTGGCGACCGCTGCCACCCCGCACAGCGGCGCGATCCCGTCGGCCGGGCCCGCCTCGGCGTTCGGCGGACGGTCCGGCGGCCGTCCGGGCGGCGGTTTCGGCGGCGGCCCGGGTGCCCTGCTCGGCACGACGACGCCGGGTGCGTCGCTCACGGCGTTGCTGCGGCAGGACGCGGCCCGCTACACGTGGACGGCGGCCACGGTCCTGTCGAACGCGGCGGCGGGCTACCAGCTGGCGAGCGGCCGCCCGGTGCTGGCCGTCGGCGGCTTCAACGGGACGGACCCGTACCCGACGCTCGACCGGTTCCGGCAGTACGTGGCCACCGGGAAGATCCACTACTTCCTCGGCGAAGGCAGGACGATGACGGGCAACAGCGGGTCGGACGCCGCCCAGCAGATCGCCGACTGGGTGGCCGCGCGCTTCCAGCCGTCCACTGTGGACGGTGTGACCGTGTACGACCTCACCGCCGGCTGA
- a CDS encoding sensor histidine kinase, whose translation MAARTTPSRPRRGRLSLRAKLTGSMVFLLTVVCLIVGVVSEFALDVFLTRQVDQQLSAAATRSLVFAGNFRPPDDGPRPDEAGQHPLGQNVGTVSGTFDGPRLVRDDSISEHGERLHLTAAQQAVMRSVPADGKPHTVSFADLGEYRLMALPVTGTSDVVVTGLPMKPVTDTLLTVGLILFGVAAAGVLGAAFLGAFAVRRTLRPLERVAATAGRVTELPLDRGAVALSIRVPESDTDPRTEVGQVGSALNLMLGHVAQALAARHDSELRVRQFVADASHELRTPLAAIRGYAELAARGSALVPPDVAHSMGRIQSEAVRMSALVEDLLLLARLDDGRPLDVREADLTRLVADAVGDAQVAGRGHRWLLELPPDPVLVLGDVQRLHQVLANLLANARTHTPPGTTVVTALTRSADGDAVLTVTDDGPGIAPELLPEVFERFARGDSSRSRTAGGTGLGLAIACAVVVAHHGTIEVRSRPGRTEFAVRLPVAVPAQRAHSLGTTRPQLGTGSSSS comes from the coding sequence ATGGCCGCGCGCACCACTCCGTCCCGTCCCCGCCGGGGGCGGCTTTCGCTGCGCGCGAAGCTCACCGGCTCGATGGTCTTCCTGCTCACCGTGGTGTGCCTGATCGTCGGGGTGGTCAGCGAGTTCGCGCTCGACGTCTTCCTCACCCGCCAGGTCGACCAGCAGCTCTCGGCCGCCGCGACCCGCTCGCTCGTCTTCGCCGGCAACTTCCGGCCGCCGGACGACGGCCCACGGCCGGACGAGGCGGGACAGCACCCGCTCGGACAGAACGTCGGCACCGTCAGCGGCACCTTCGACGGGCCGCGGCTCGTCCGCGACGACAGCATCTCCGAGCACGGCGAACGCCTGCACCTCACCGCGGCCCAGCAGGCCGTCATGCGCTCGGTCCCCGCCGACGGCAAGCCGCACACCGTGTCCTTCGCCGACCTCGGCGAGTACCGGCTGATGGCGCTGCCGGTCACCGGGACCTCCGACGTCGTGGTCACCGGCCTGCCGATGAAGCCGGTCACCGACACGCTGCTCACCGTCGGGCTGATCCTCTTCGGCGTCGCCGCCGCGGGCGTGCTCGGCGCGGCCTTCCTCGGCGCGTTCGCGGTCCGCCGCACGCTCCGGCCGCTCGAGCGCGTCGCCGCGACCGCCGGGCGCGTCACCGAACTGCCGCTCGACCGCGGCGCGGTGGCGCTGTCCATCCGCGTCCCGGAATCCGACACCGACCCGCGGACCGAGGTCGGCCAGGTCGGCTCGGCGCTGAACCTCATGCTCGGCCACGTCGCGCAGGCGCTCGCGGCGCGGCACGACAGCGAACTGCGGGTCCGGCAGTTCGTCGCGGACGCCAGCCACGAGCTGCGGACGCCGCTGGCCGCCATCCGCGGGTACGCCGAGCTGGCCGCCCGCGGCAGCGCGCTGGTGCCACCGGACGTCGCCCACTCGATGGGGCGGATCCAGTCCGAGGCCGTCCGGATGAGCGCGCTCGTCGAGGACCTGCTGCTGCTGGCCCGGCTGGACGACGGCCGCCCGCTGGACGTGCGCGAAGCCGACCTCACCCGGCTCGTCGCCGACGCCGTCGGCGACGCCCAGGTCGCCGGGCGCGGGCACCGCTGGCTGCTGGAGCTGCCCCCGGACCCGGTCCTGGTGCTCGGCGACGTCCAGCGGCTGCACCAGGTACTGGCGAACCTGCTGGCCAACGCCCGCACGCACACCCCGCCCGGCACCACGGTGGTGACCGCGCTGACCCGCTCGGCCGACGGCGACGCCGTGCTCACGGTGACCGACGACGGCCCCGGCATCGCGCCCGAGCTGCTGCCGGAGGTCTTCGAGCGGTTCGCCCGCGGCGACTCCTCCCGCTCCCGCACGGCCGGCGGCACCGGGCTCGGGCTGGCGATCGCCTGCGCGGTCGTGGTCGCCCACCACGGCACGATCGAGGTGCGCAGCCGTCCCGGCCGGACGGAGTTCGCGGTGCGCCTGCCGGTCGCCGTGCCCGCACAGCGCGCGCACAGCCTCGGCACAACGCGGCCCCAGCTGGGTACCGGAAGCTCGAGCTCGTGA